One Gossypium hirsutum isolate 1008001.06 chromosome A11, Gossypium_hirsutum_v2.1, whole genome shotgun sequence genomic window carries:
- the LOC121209917 gene encoding UDP-glycosyltransferase 84B2, translated as MESTEAAQVIMVTLSMQGHMNPMLKLAKVLVLKGVHVTLATNDVARKRMLDSKISTNFTTINSTGRLSLEFFSDGLSHEFDREKDSGTFLASLKANGPKNLSNLITDLKANGNQFSCLITNPFIPWVPGVAIEHGIPCGVLWIQSATVFAIYYHFIKEPDLFPNLENPNGILELPGIPGLTVGDLPTFMLPCSPSHFRLLVTEFISILDNVKWVLGNSVHELEEETVNSLKAVKPIYSIGPLVSPSLLGKEETIAGSVDMWRAADSCIEWLNKQRPSSVIYISFGSIIMSSKQQIQSIATALKNIKRPFLWVIKASETRKDEFPRGFLEEITKDKSGLVVSWCPQEKVLMNQALACFVTHCGWNSTLETVVAGVPVVAYPEWTDQPTNSKLLVDVFKVGVRMSNCEDERLSVEEVERCIMEVIDGPRAGEMKRRAVELKNAAKNALEEGGSSSRNIDKFIAEISGKPSSNNV; from the coding sequence ATGGAGAGTACTGAAGCAGCGCAAGTTATAATGGTGACCTTATCCATGCAAGGTCACATGAACCCCATGCTGAAGCTTGCCAAAGTGCTTGTATTAAAGGGGGTTCATGTCACCCTTGCCACCAATGATGTTGCACGTAAGCGCATGTTGGACTCCAAAATCTCCACTAACTTTACCACCATTAACAGCACTGGTCGACTCAGCCTAGAGTTCTTCTCTGATGGTCTTAGCCATGAGTTTGATCGCGAGAAGGATAGTGGAACCTTTCTTGCTTCACTCAAGGCCAACGGACCCaaaaatctctcaaatctcattACTGATCTCAAAGCTAATGGCAATCAATTCTCATGCCttattaccaacccttttatccCATGGGTGCCTGGGGTTGCCATCGAACATGGGATCCCTTGTGGTGTACTTTGGATCCAATCTGCAACTGTTTTCGCCATTTACTATCATTTTATTAAGGAGCCAGACTTGTTTCCTAACTTGGAAAACCCCAATGGGATTTTAGAGTTGCCTGGAATTCCAGGGCTCACAGTGGGAGATCTTCCAACCTTTATGCTTCCTTGTAGTCCTTCTCACTTCCGGCTATTGGTTACCGAATTCATTTCAATTTTGGATAACGTAAAATGGGTTCTAGGCAACTCAGTTCATGAGCTTGAAGAGGAGACAGTGAACTCCTTGAAGGCTGTTAAACCGATTTATTCTATTGGACCATTGGTGTCACCTAGTCTTCTAGGAAAGGAAGAAACCATTGCAGGAAGTGTTGACATGTGGAGGGCTGCAGATTCTTGCATTGAATGGCTTAACAAGCAGCGACCATCCTCGGTGATATACATTTCATTTGGTAGCATCATTATGTCATCAAAGCAGCAAATTCAAAGTATTGCCACCGCATTGAAGAACATCAAAAGGCCATTCCTTTGGGTTATAAAAGCATCGGAGACGAGAAAAGACGAATTCCCAAGGGGTTTTTTGGAAGAGATCACGAAGGATAAGTCGGGCCTTGTTGTTTCATGGTGCCCTCAAGAGAAAGTATTAATGAACCAAGCACTGGCTTGTTTCGTGACACATTGTGGATGGAATTCGACCCTGGAAACTGTGGTGGCTGGTGTGCCTGTTGTTGCCTATCCGGAGTGGACGGATCAGCCGACGAATTCGAAGCTCTTGGTTGATGTTTTCAAGGTTGGGGTGAGGATGAGCAATTGTGAAGATGAAAGATTAAGCGTAGAAGAGGTTGAAAGGTGTATTATGGAGGTGATTGATGGACCAAGAGCAGGAGAGATGAAGAGAAGGGCAGTGGAGTTGAAAAATGCTGCTAAGAACGCATTGGAAGAAGGTGGTTCATCCAGTCGGAACATTGATAAATTTATCGCTGAAATCAGCGGCAAACCATCCAGCAATAACGTTTAA